In the genome of Phlebotomus papatasi isolate M1 chromosome 2, Ppap_2.1, whole genome shotgun sequence, one region contains:
- the LOC129802514 gene encoding uncharacterized protein LOC129802514 yields the protein MWTRSMRSRNDNISVMTLEESRRTQRPYRYGMILLCFGALANWLGLAENYSDPIRYLGVACIIAGALLICTAMCCWLHTPPRTGSSADDHSPDPSVHVIGGVSDENRREKPPDYDTVAIAPPSYDDAIKLTPAAFLHPPQNTTAQESSSGPTTDATSSPPVASTSTSPDVAISMPSADSITR from the exons ATGTGGACTCGAAGTATGCGCTCCAGAAACGATAATATTTCAG TTATGACGCTGGAAGAGTCTCGACGAACTCAAAGACCATACCGCTATGGGATGATACTGCTGTGCTTTGGTGCTCTCGCCAATTGGCTTGGTCTTGCCGAAAATTACTCAGATCCCATCAGATACTTAGGTGTAGCATGTATTATAG CTGGAGCTCTACTGATATGTACAGCAATGTGCTGCTGGCTCCATACACCACCACGCACTGGATCATCAGCCGATGAC CACTCACCAGATCCCTCAGTGCACGTCATTGGGGGCGTCTCGGATGAGAATCGCCGTGAAAAGCCACCAGACTATGACACAGTGGCCATTGCGCCACCAAGCTACGATGATGCCATTAAGCTGACACCAGCAGCCTTCCTCCATCCACCCCAAAACACAACAGCCCAGGAATCATCATCAGGGCCCACGACTGACGCCACTTCAAGTCCCCCAGTCGCCTCTACATCCACAAGTCCCGATGTAGCAATCTCTATGCCTTCAGCAGACTCAATCACGCGGTGA